From Demequina capsici, one genomic window encodes:
- a CDS encoding chemotaxis protein CheX: protein MTVTTMWEVLADPDPVFTVAEDLFATMIDREPGYLMRWYGERPAILRPCYTWVDVVGGDDDARILISMARDTGEDLARVLFELGDDEPVTDADFTDAVGELVNVVGGNVKSLVTHPGILTMPKVSDEQPSMADAAPVMDACVTWRGALVCVSLWTLPQGPQLRS from the coding sequence GTGACCGTCACAACCATGTGGGAGGTGCTCGCCGACCCGGACCCCGTGTTCACCGTGGCTGAGGACCTGTTCGCGACCATGATCGACCGCGAGCCCGGCTACCTGATGCGCTGGTACGGCGAGCGCCCCGCGATCCTTCGTCCCTGCTACACGTGGGTGGACGTCGTCGGTGGCGACGACGACGCCCGCATCCTCATCTCGATGGCGCGCGACACGGGCGAGGACCTCGCCCGCGTGCTCTTCGAGCTGGGGGACGACGAGCCCGTCACCGACGCCGACTTCACCGATGCCGTCGGTGAGCTGGTCAACGTCGTCGGCGGGAACGTGAAGTCCCTCGTCACCCACCCCGGCATCCTCACGATGCCCAAGGTGTCCGACGAGCAACCGAGTATGGCCGACGCGGCACCCGTCATGGATGCCTGCGTCACGTGGCGTGGCGCGCTCGTGTGCGTCAGTCTCTGGACCCTCCCGCAGGGTCCTCAGCTCAGGTCATAA
- a CDS encoding HNH endonuclease, with amino-acid sequence MTQTAAELPDGAALRANIPDLTSLPRPELLALQSRAVVMRREADMLLARVAAEIARRSEPADGMPGLARREGHRSPQALVAAASGSSQAEANRLMRVGQVLARDAQSREVDPVAASARCTSEPLEPQFPFLASTLRAGRLSVDAGALLADALARTADALDSRALAQWEREVVSKAVGLPLTKVRRLIAFAEARVRPADLARKEEQQYAERSATLRVEPDGMVTLTARLDPVSAAPVRTMIDAYVRDAFQRRRDSQHTSHADTSAAASASQSTASSGPAPSSPASSSPASSGPAGDATAPQLRADAVVWLARHAQGCNSGHDGVKTTVVVRMSLDDLRGNDGLAEIDGSETPVSITAARQMAADAEVIPAVLGTDGEVLDWGRRRRLFTQAQRLALVERDGGCARCHAPPSWCEAHHIAWWERDSGPTDLSNGVLLCVRCHHDVHRDGWGIEVRRQRVWFIPPRHIDATREPILGGRARIDTARSSPSEANAA; translated from the coding sequence ATGACGCAGACAGCCGCCGAGCTCCCCGACGGCGCGGCGCTGCGTGCGAACATCCCCGACCTCACCTCCCTGCCCCGCCCCGAGCTGCTCGCTCTGCAGAGCCGCGCAGTGGTGATGCGACGCGAGGCCGACATGCTCCTCGCGCGGGTGGCGGCGGAGATCGCCCGCAGGTCCGAGCCGGCCGACGGCATGCCCGGGCTCGCGCGCCGCGAGGGCCATCGGAGTCCGCAGGCGCTCGTCGCGGCGGCGTCCGGCAGCAGCCAGGCCGAGGCGAACAGGCTGATGCGCGTGGGCCAGGTGCTTGCCCGCGACGCGCAGTCTCGGGAGGTCGATCCTGTCGCCGCGTCCGCTCGCTGCACCTCGGAGCCCCTCGAACCACAGTTCCCCTTCCTCGCGTCCACCCTTCGCGCCGGTCGACTGTCCGTGGATGCGGGCGCCCTGCTCGCGGACGCGCTCGCACGCACGGCCGACGCGCTCGACAGTCGGGCGCTCGCCCAGTGGGAACGGGAGGTGGTCAGCAAGGCGGTCGGGCTGCCGCTCACCAAGGTGCGGCGACTCATCGCCTTCGCCGAAGCGCGGGTGCGCCCCGCCGATCTCGCACGCAAGGAGGAGCAGCAGTACGCCGAACGCTCTGCGACCCTCCGCGTCGAGCCCGACGGAATGGTGACCCTGACAGCACGGCTCGATCCCGTGTCGGCTGCACCCGTTCGCACCATGATCGACGCGTATGTCCGGGACGCCTTCCAGCGTCGACGCGACTCGCAGCACACGTCACACGCGGACACGTCAGCCGCCGCCTCGGCATCGCAGTCAACCGCGTCGTCGGGCCCTGCACCGTCAAGCCCCGCGTCGTCAAGCCCCGCGTCGTCGGGCCCCGCTGGCGACGCCACCGCACCGCAGCTCCGGGCCGATGCCGTCGTGTGGCTCGCACGCCACGCACAAGGGTGCAACTCCGGCCACGACGGAGTGAAGACCACCGTCGTCGTGCGCATGTCCCTCGACGACCTGCGCGGCAACGACGGCCTCGCCGAGATCGACGGCTCGGAGACGCCCGTCAGCATCACCGCTGCCCGCCAGATGGCGGCCGACGCCGAGGTCATCCCAGCGGTCCTCGGCACCGACGGAGAGGTCCTCGACTGGGGGCGTCGACGACGGCTGTTCACCCAGGCCCAACGGCTTGCGCTCGTCGAACGAGACGGCGGCTGCGCACGCTGCCATGCTCCGCCAAGCTGGTGCGAGGCCCACCATATCGCCTGGTGGGAACGAGATTCAGGGCCGACGGACCTGTCGAACGGCGTGCTGCTCTGCGTCCGATGTCATCACGACGTGCACCGAGACGGATGGGGAATCGAGGTGCGCCGTCAGAGAGTGTGGTTCATACCGCCTCGCCACATCGACGCCACACGCGAGCCGATCCTTGGTGGGCGCGCACGCATCGACACGGCGAGATCGTCACCGAGCGAGGCGAACGCGGCGTGA
- a CDS encoding response regulator: MKVVVADDSRVMRQIVIRTLRQAGYDWWDIEEAENGADALTKIRANEPDFVLSDWNMPEMTGIELLRSLRGEGNETPFAFVTSEGSDQMREMAEQAGALFLIAKPFTADTFRDTIDPLLA, from the coding sequence ATGAAGGTTGTCGTCGCCGATGACAGCCGCGTCATGCGGCAGATCGTGATCCGCACGCTCCGCCAAGCGGGTTACGACTGGTGGGACATCGAGGAGGCCGAGAACGGCGCCGATGCTCTCACGAAGATCCGGGCGAACGAGCCCGACTTCGTCCTGTCCGATTGGAACATGCCGGAGATGACCGGCATCGAGCTGCTGCGCAGTCTGCGCGGGGAGGGCAACGAGACGCCGTTCGCGTTCGTCACCTCCGAGGGCTCGGATCAGATGCGCGAGATGGCCGAGCAGGCCGGCGCGCTGTTCCTGATCGCCAAGCCGTTCACCGCGGACACCTTCCGCGACACCATCGACCCGTTGCTCGCATGA
- a CDS encoding FeoA family protein, with protein MTLADLPRGAQARVRAVSAEADAALRLREMGLRPGTLVRVVGIAAAGARVVGIGAARIAVDLQTARCVGVEPVPDALTSAAHA; from the coding sequence GTGACACTCGCTGACCTGCCCCGCGGAGCGCAAGCGCGGGTGCGCGCCGTGAGCGCGGAGGCGGACGCGGCCCTCCGCCTGCGCGAGATGGGCCTGCGCCCCGGGACGCTCGTCAGGGTCGTGGGCATCGCGGCGGCGGGAGCGCGGGTCGTCGGAATCGGGGCGGCACGGATCGCGGTCGACCTGCAGACGGCCCGATGCGTGGGCGTCGAGCCGGTGCCTGACGCTCTGACGTCGGCGGCCCACGCATGA
- the feoB gene encoding ferrous iron transporter B has product MLVGNPNVGKSTLFNTLTGARQHVVNAPGTTIAVAEGTWRCGTMDVSLVDLPGTYSLIARSPDEQVATDAVAQGEGHVHVVVLDATALSRSLYLLAQLAVTGAPAVAAVTMTDLAALRGLSPDLAVLGRVLGVPVVAVNGRTGEGSEALAHAVHRSLERPRTVRGLPSVVEDDATLTSELERAQVLFDWVEDVVDQVLPTVEARSTVSDTLDRVLLSPWAGIPVFGLVVWAVFELTTVLAAPLMSVMSGFVDGPVTVGVQALLEAVAAPAWWQSFLVGGVLAGISAVVSFIPLMALMFAAISALEASGYLARVAVVADKALRSIGLDGRAMLPLIVGFGCNVPALSATSVLPHARQRLLAGMLVPLTSCTARLAVYLVLAQTFFPRNAGTVVFGMYVASVVLVVAGGLLARTTVMRDLVPQSLVIALPDYQWPHLRTLGRSVWSRVVSFVRKAGTVILMAVIALWVLQAIPVRGGHSVADVPVEDSVYGVVSQGVAPVLAPMGLDDWRIAASLVTGVAAKEAVVGALAQSYAIDSTTATGVVALRDEVRATVTETSGGHPEAASLALMLFVLAYLPCLATLAEQRRLYGWRWTTGAAATSFTGAYVLATLVFQIGSRL; this is encoded by the coding sequence ATGCTCGTCGGCAACCCGAACGTGGGCAAGTCGACGCTGTTCAACACGCTCACAGGCGCGCGCCAGCATGTGGTGAATGCGCCTGGCACGACGATCGCCGTGGCGGAGGGCACGTGGCGTTGCGGGACGATGGATGTCTCGCTGGTGGACCTGCCGGGCACCTACAGCCTGATCGCGCGTTCGCCGGATGAGCAGGTCGCGACGGATGCGGTGGCGCAGGGCGAGGGTCACGTGCACGTGGTGGTGCTGGACGCGACGGCGCTGAGCCGGTCGCTCTACCTGCTGGCGCAGCTGGCGGTGACGGGCGCGCCGGCGGTCGCTGCGGTCACCATGACGGATCTCGCCGCGCTGCGTGGCCTCAGCCCGGACCTGGCGGTGCTCGGCAGGGTGCTGGGGGTGCCCGTCGTCGCGGTGAACGGCCGTACGGGCGAGGGCTCGGAGGCTCTGGCGCATGCGGTGCACAGGTCCCTGGAGCGCCCGCGGACGGTGCGCGGTCTGCCGAGCGTGGTGGAGGACGACGCGACGCTCACCTCCGAGCTGGAACGCGCGCAGGTGCTGTTCGACTGGGTGGAGGACGTGGTGGACCAGGTGCTTCCCACGGTGGAGGCGCGGTCGACCGTGTCGGACACGCTCGACCGTGTGCTGCTGAGCCCGTGGGCGGGGATCCCGGTGTTCGGCCTGGTGGTGTGGGCGGTCTTCGAGCTGACGACCGTGCTGGCTGCTCCGTTGATGAGCGTCATGTCGGGGTTCGTCGACGGGCCGGTGACGGTGGGCGTCCAGGCGCTGCTGGAGGCGGTGGCGGCGCCGGCATGGTGGCAGTCGTTCCTGGTGGGAGGCGTGCTGGCGGGAATCTCGGCCGTGGTGTCGTTCATCCCGCTGATGGCGTTGATGTTCGCGGCGATCAGCGCGCTCGAGGCCTCCGGCTACCTGGCGAGGGTGGCGGTGGTGGCGGACAAGGCCCTGCGAAGCATCGGCCTGGACGGTCGAGCGATGCTGCCGCTGATCGTGGGTTTCGGCTGCAACGTCCCGGCCCTGTCGGCCACGTCGGTCCTGCCGCATGCGCGCCAGCGCCTGCTCGCGGGGATGCTGGTGCCGCTGACGTCGTGCACGGCGCGCCTGGCCGTCTATCTGGTGCTGGCGCAGACGTTCTTCCCGCGCAATGCGGGCACGGTCGTGTTCGGCATGTACGTGGCGTCGGTGGTGCTGGTGGTCGCGGGGGGTCTGCTCGCGAGGACGACGGTGATGCGTGACCTGGTCCCCCAGTCGCTCGTGATCGCGCTGCCGGACTACCAGTGGCCGCATCTGCGCACGTTGGGCAGGTCGGTGTGGTCCCGCGTGGTGTCGTTCGTCCGCAAGGCGGGCACCGTGATCCTGATGGCGGTGATCGCGCTGTGGGTGCTCCAGGCGATCCCGGTCCGTGGGGGTCACAGCGTGGCCGACGTGCCGGTCGAGGACTCGGTGTACGGCGTGGTCTCGCAGGGCGTCGCACCGGTGCTCGCGCCGATGGGCCTGGACGACTGGCGCATCGCCGCGTCGCTCGTGACGGGGGTGGCGGCGAAGGAGGCCGTGGTCGGCGCGCTCGCGCAGTCGTATGCGATCGACAGCACCACGGCGACGGGGGTGGTGGCGCTGCGCGATGAGGTGCGTGCCACCGTCACGGAGACGTCGGGCGGGCATCCCGAGGCGGCGTCGCTTGCGCTGATGCTGTTCGTGCTGGCCTACCTCCCGTGCCTGGCCACGCTGGCGGAGCAGCGCCGCCTCTACGGCTGGAGGTGGACGACGGGTGCGGCCGCCACGTCGTTCACCGGCGCCTACGTCCTGGCCACGCTGGTCTTCCAGATCGGGAGCAGGCTGTGA
- a CDS encoding chemotaxis protein CheA: MDAMDEIVREFVVESYENLDQLDQDLVALESDSSSRALLSSVFRTIHTIKGTSGFLAFNNLESLTHVGENLLAELRDGKRTMTARTADVLLKMVDAVRELLATIEATGNEGSIDTTAVTAEIQSVLDDPTGGAAAEAEPADAPTGDADDVIESAIAALHDDEDAHDDEDEELAVEETTDAEPKPVVAEAPAVKRTPKIGRKPVVQAQTAPEPGPEPEPAPAAVAPAAAAAPAAPKAADEAPVRSAAEQSIRVDVEVLDALMRHVGELVLARNAMTNLAADMDDPALVRASQRLSLIATELQQGVMKTRMQPIDHVWNKVPRMVRDISSALGRKVRLDMVGKETELDRGVLEAIKDPLTHLIRNAIDHGIETPADRVKAGKEEQGVLGLRAYHQGGQVVIEISDDGKGIDPEIVSAKAVEKGLKTAGQIENMSPQDILQLLFLPGFSTADKVTNVSGRGVGMDVVKTKIDSIGGVVDVQSTPGSGTTWRLRIPLTLAIMPALTVECASETFAIPQVNLLELLAIDDKLTGIDHVGEAPVYRLRGQLLPLVDLRDVLGRGRRESLTGAVITVLQADGGRFGLLVDKVRNTEEIVAKPIAAAIKGIGLYAGATLLGDGSVTLILDVPAVARRALDLQETTIDAGHDNAQRGDTEQMLVVSIGEGRQIAMPLGAVTRLERLPADVLETVGGATVMQYRDRITPVVDLAQMLGSGATFREELAFVICTRGDRTVALIANEVVDIVDSRAEERSEVSGYGLLGSIVVKDRVTELLDLEAAVTAADASFYEVDEHVFNDAEVAELIGAGKGA, translated from the coding sequence ATGGACGCGATGGATGAGATCGTCCGCGAGTTCGTGGTCGAGAGCTATGAGAACCTCGACCAGCTGGACCAGGACCTGGTCGCACTGGAGAGCGACTCGAGCTCGCGTGCGCTGCTCAGCTCGGTGTTCCGCACCATCCACACGATCAAGGGCACCAGCGGCTTCCTCGCCTTCAACAACCTGGAGTCGTTGACCCACGTCGGTGAGAACCTGCTCGCCGAGCTGCGCGACGGCAAGCGCACCATGACGGCCCGCACGGCCGACGTGCTGCTGAAGATGGTCGACGCGGTCCGCGAGCTGCTGGCGACGATCGAGGCCACGGGCAACGAGGGCTCGATCGACACGACCGCCGTGACCGCGGAGATCCAGTCCGTGCTGGACGACCCGACCGGCGGTGCGGCCGCCGAGGCCGAGCCTGCCGACGCTCCGACGGGCGACGCCGACGACGTCATCGAGTCCGCGATCGCCGCGCTCCACGACGACGAGGACGCCCACGACGACGAGGACGAGGAGCTGGCGGTCGAGGAGACGACCGACGCAGAGCCGAAGCCCGTCGTCGCCGAGGCCCCCGCCGTGAAGCGGACGCCGAAGATCGGGCGCAAGCCCGTCGTCCAGGCGCAGACGGCCCCTGAGCCAGGTCCTGAGCCGGAGCCCGCTCCGGCGGCCGTCGCCCCTGCCGCCGCTGCCGCCCCTGCCGCCCCGAAGGCCGCCGACGAGGCGCCCGTGCGGTCCGCCGCTGAGCAGTCGATCCGCGTGGACGTGGAGGTGCTCGACGCGCTCATGCGCCACGTGGGCGAGCTGGTGCTGGCCCGCAACGCGATGACGAACCTCGCAGCCGACATGGACGACCCGGCGCTCGTGCGCGCCTCGCAGCGGCTGTCGCTGATCGCGACCGAGCTGCAGCAGGGCGTCATGAAGACCCGCATGCAGCCGATCGACCACGTGTGGAACAAGGTGCCGCGCATGGTCCGCGACATCTCGTCGGCCCTGGGTCGCAAGGTGCGCCTGGACATGGTCGGCAAGGAGACGGAGCTCGACCGTGGCGTCCTGGAGGCGATCAAGGACCCGCTGACCCACCTGATCCGCAACGCGATCGACCACGGCATCGAGACGCCGGCGGACCGTGTCAAGGCGGGCAAGGAGGAGCAGGGCGTGCTGGGCCTGCGCGCCTACCACCAGGGCGGCCAGGTCGTCATCGAGATCAGCGACGACGGCAAGGGCATCGACCCGGAGATCGTGTCCGCGAAGGCGGTCGAGAAGGGTCTGAAGACCGCCGGGCAGATCGAGAACATGAGCCCGCAGGACATCCTGCAGCTGCTGTTCCTGCCGGGCTTCTCCACCGCGGACAAGGTCACGAACGTGTCGGGCCGCGGCGTCGGCATGGACGTCGTCAAGACCAAGATCGACTCGATCGGCGGCGTCGTGGACGTGCAGTCGACCCCGGGCTCGGGCACCACGTGGCGTCTGCGCATCCCGCTGACGCTCGCGATCATGCCGGCGCTGACCGTCGAGTGCGCGTCGGAGACCTTCGCCATCCCGCAGGTGAACCTGCTCGAGCTGCTCGCGATCGACGACAAGCTGACGGGGATCGACCACGTGGGCGAGGCCCCGGTCTACCGCCTGCGCGGCCAGCTGCTGCCGCTCGTGGACCTGCGCGACGTGCTGGGCAGGGGAAGGCGCGAGTCGCTGACCGGCGCCGTCATCACGGTGCTGCAGGCGGACGGTGGACGCTTCGGGCTGCTGGTGGACAAGGTCCGCAACACGGAGGAGATCGTCGCCAAGCCGATCGCCGCCGCGATCAAGGGGATCGGCCTGTATGCGGGCGCGACGCTCCTGGGCGACGGCTCCGTGACGCTGATCCTCGACGTCCCCGCGGTGGCGCGTCGGGCTCTCGATCTTCAGGAGACGACGATCGACGCCGGCCACGACAACGCGCAGCGCGGCGACACCGAGCAGATGCTCGTGGTCTCGATCGGCGAGGGCCGTCAGATCGCGATGCCGCTGGGAGCCGTCACACGCCTGGAGCGACTGCCTGCCGACGTCCTCGAGACGGTGGGCGGCGCGACGGTCATGCAGTATCGCGACCGCATCACGCCTGTCGTCGACCTTGCGCAGATGCTCGGTTCGGGTGCGACGTTCCGTGAGGAGCTCGCCTTCGTCATCTGCACGCGCGGGGACCGCACCGTGGCGCTCATCGCGAACGAGGTCGTCGACATCGTCGACTCCCGCGCGGAGGAGCGCTCGGAGGTGTCCGGCTACGGCCTGCTCGGCTCGATCGTGGTCAAGGACCGCGTCACCGAGCTGCTCGACCTGGAGGCAGCGGTCACCGCCGCCGACGCGTCGTTCTACGAGGTCGACGAGCACGTCTTCAACGACGCCGAGGTCGCCGAGCTCATCGGCGCAGGGAAGGGAGCCTGA
- a CDS encoding response regulator: protein MKALVIDDSRVMRRIVGGILTDVGFDVVEAGDGREALDRLEEHDDVQLCCIDWNMPVMTGFEFVVEARKRDEWRDITLMMVTTEGEQSQIVRALAAGAHEYVIKPFTPEVIVDKLQFLGLVDAKETL, encoded by the coding sequence ATGAAGGCACTTGTCATCGATGACTCGCGCGTCATGAGACGCATCGTCGGAGGCATCCTCACCGACGTCGGCTTCGACGTGGTGGAGGCGGGGGACGGCCGGGAGGCCCTCGACCGGCTCGAGGAGCACGACGACGTCCAGCTGTGCTGCATCGACTGGAACATGCCGGTGATGACCGGCTTCGAGTTCGTGGTCGAGGCGCGCAAGCGCGACGAGTGGCGCGACATCACTCTCATGATGGTCACCACCGAGGGGGAGCAGTCGCAGATCGTGCGCGCGCTCGCCGCAGGTGCGCATGAGTACGTCATCAAGCCGTTCACGCCCGAGGTGATCGTGGACAAGCTCCAGTTCCTCGGCCTCGTCGACGCGAAGGAGACGCTGTGA
- a CDS encoding CheR family methyltransferase, which produces MTIAPEAFDFVATLVRQRSAIQLEKGKEYLVESRLAPLARSAGAASVDAYVRTLRANAGLHDQVVEALTTNETSWFRDITPFAMLRNTVLPDLRNRGTRRLKVWSAACSTGQEAYSIAMTVKDHHPDLDLSIVATDLSEEVLAKGRLGAYSQLEVNRGLPAPVLVKHFVRKGATFEIAPPLRQQVTFRKHNLLDQPPMGGPFDIVFLRNVLIYFDVATKREVLSRVKRSLAPGGYLFLGAAETTIGIDDSWERVHEGGSSVYRPREGK; this is translated from the coding sequence ATGACCATCGCCCCCGAGGCCTTCGACTTCGTCGCCACCCTCGTCCGCCAGCGCAGCGCGATCCAGCTGGAGAAGGGCAAGGAGTACCTGGTGGAGAGCCGCCTGGCGCCCCTCGCCAGGTCCGCCGGCGCCGCGAGCGTCGACGCATATGTGCGCACCCTGCGGGCCAACGCGGGCCTGCACGACCAGGTGGTGGAGGCGCTCACGACGAACGAGACCTCCTGGTTCCGTGACATCACCCCGTTCGCGATGCTGCGCAACACCGTCCTGCCGGATCTGCGCAACCGCGGCACGCGCCGCCTCAAGGTGTGGTCGGCCGCGTGCTCCACGGGCCAGGAGGCGTACTCGATCGCGATGACCGTCAAGGATCACCATCCTGACCTGGACCTCAGCATCGTCGCCACCGACCTGTCGGAGGAGGTGCTCGCCAAGGGCCGTCTCGGTGCGTACTCGCAGCTGGAGGTCAACCGCGGCCTCCCGGCGCCCGTGCTCGTGAAGCACTTCGTGCGCAAGGGCGCGACCTTCGAGATCGCCCCCCCGCTTCGTCAGCAGGTGACCTTCCGCAAGCACAACCTGCTGGACCAGCCGCCCATGGGCGGCCCGTTCGACATCGTGTTCCTTCGCAACGTCCTCATCTACTTCGACGTGGCGACGAAGCGCGAGGTGCTCTCCAGGGTGAAGCGCTCGCTCGCACCAGGGGGGTACCTGTTCCTCGGCGCCGCCGAGACGACCATCGGAATCGACGACTCCTGGGAGCGTGTCCACGAAGGTGGCAGCTCCGTGTACAGGCCTCGCGAAGGGAAGTAG
- the csrA gene encoding carbon storage regulator CsrA: MLVLSRRVGERLVIGKDIVVSIIDVRSDGVRIGIDAPREVRVTRAEILEAVERQNAEAAAMDDSAVEALKRIAPPQQPQQPPQQPPPPQPQPHADAAGADAV; encoded by the coding sequence ATGCTCGTCCTCTCGCGCCGCGTCGGCGAACGCCTGGTCATCGGGAAGGACATCGTCGTGTCGATCATCGATGTCCGCTCCGATGGTGTGCGCATCGGCATCGACGCTCCCCGTGAGGTGCGGGTGACGCGCGCGGAGATCCTCGAGGCGGTCGAGCGTCAGAACGCCGAGGCTGCCGCGATGGACGACAGCGCGGTGGAGGCGCTCAAGAGGATCGCGCCGCCGCAGCAGCCGCAGCAGCCGCCGCAGCAGCCGCCGCCGCCGCAGCCGCAGCCGCATGCCGACGCGGCAGGTGCCGACGCCGTCTGA
- a CDS encoding protein-glutamate methylesterase/protein-glutamine glutaminase — MATIKVLVVDDSVVVRRIVTDALAADPSIEIVGVAQNGSIALTKVAALKPDLITMDIEMPVMNGIETVTELRRRGVRTPIVMFSTLTSHGASSTLDALAAGATDYVTKPTRVADPTEAVAVIKDQLLPKIKALCGRPRLGLRPAQIAEPRGPMRRPRAVVIGSSTGGPEALSRVIGALPAALPVPVLVTQHMPPVFTAQLAARLDRLGPSKVVEAQAGDRLDPGTVYIAPGDFHLEAQAQGTLVKAVVHQGPQVNFCRPAVDVMFRSAVKVWGGDLLAVVLTGMGSDGREACREIHDAGGRVIVQDEATSVVWGMPGAVATAGLAHQILPISEIAPAIAGVFAGRTARVGVAR; from the coding sequence ATGGCCACCATCAAGGTCCTGGTCGTCGACGACTCCGTGGTCGTGCGCCGCATCGTCACCGATGCTCTTGCGGCGGATCCGTCGATCGAGATCGTCGGCGTCGCGCAGAACGGCTCGATCGCGTTGACGAAGGTCGCGGCCCTCAAGCCGGACCTCATCACCATGGACATCGAGATGCCGGTGATGAACGGCATCGAGACGGTCACCGAGCTGCGTCGTCGTGGCGTGCGCACGCCGATCGTGATGTTCTCCACGTTGACCTCGCACGGCGCGTCGTCCACCCTCGACGCCCTCGCGGCGGGCGCGACGGACTACGTCACCAAGCCCACGCGCGTCGCCGACCCGACCGAGGCGGTCGCCGTCATCAAGGACCAGCTGCTGCCCAAGATCAAGGCGCTGTGCGGCCGTCCACGGCTCGGCCTGCGCCCCGCGCAGATCGCGGAGCCGCGCGGCCCGATGCGTCGTCCGCGTGCCGTCGTGATCGGATCGTCCACGGGCGGTCCGGAGGCGCTCTCGCGGGTCATCGGCGCGCTGCCCGCCGCGCTGCCGGTGCCGGTGCTCGTCACCCAGCACATGCCGCCGGTGTTCACCGCCCAGCTCGCCGCGAGGCTCGACCGGCTGGGGCCGTCGAAGGTGGTCGAGGCGCAGGCGGGCGACCGGCTCGATCCAGGCACCGTCTACATCGCGCCCGGCGACTTCCACCTGGAGGCGCAGGCGCAGGGCACGCTCGTGAAGGCTGTGGTCCATCAGGGACCGCAGGTCAACTTCTGCCGCCCTGCCGTGGACGTCATGTTCCGTTCCGCCGTGAAGGTGTGGGGCGGGGACCTGCTCGCCGTCGTCCTCACGGGCATGGGCTCCGACGGACGCGAGGCCTGCCGCGAGATCCACGACGCCGGCGGCCGCGTGATCGTGCAGGACGAGGCGACCTCCGTGGTGTGGGGCATGCCGGGAGCGGTCGCGACCGCCGGGCTCGCCCATCAGATCCTGCCGATCAGCGAGATCGCGCCTGCCATCGCAGGCGTCTTCGCGGGCCGTACCGCCCGGGTGGGGGTGGCCCGATGA
- a CDS encoding chemotaxis protein CheW: protein MRHQLATFKLDDRLYGVDVSRVQEALKMQAHTPVPHAPEAVAGLVNLRGQVVLMVDLRARLGRAPYGPDDEPMMMVVNIDGEPVSLLVDQVGDVLELDSDSFGPPPPTLEASLQEVVTGVYSLENDLLLSLDVDLAAQV, encoded by the coding sequence ATGCGTCACCAGCTCGCCACGTTCAAGCTCGACGACCGTCTCTACGGCGTCGACGTGTCCCGGGTGCAGGAAGCGCTCAAGATGCAGGCGCACACCCCGGTGCCCCACGCGCCCGAGGCTGTGGCCGGCCTCGTGAACCTGCGCGGTCAGGTGGTCCTCATGGTGGACCTCCGCGCCCGCCTGGGGCGAGCCCCGTACGGCCCCGATGACGAGCCGATGATGATGGTCGTCAACATCGACGGCGAGCCCGTCTCGCTTCTGGTGGACCAGGTGGGCGACGTCCTCGAGCTCGACTCGGACAGCTTCGGTCCGCCGCCGCCCACCCTGGAGGCGTCGCTGCAGGAGGTGGTGACCGGCGTGTACTCGCTGGAGAACGACCTGCTGCTGTCGCTCGACGTCGACCTCGCGGCCCAGGTCTAG